From the genome of Lutzomyia longipalpis isolate SR_M1_2022 chromosome 2, ASM2433408v1, one region includes:
- the LOC129790130 gene encoding uncharacterized protein LOC129790130, whose translation MEHHGYYPDVNAYGGATGDIGQQMPLQQHQQHQQHQQHQHQQQQQQQATVYPLSHHHHQTYQQPVTPLQQQPQTAQQIQSSQLYHQKPTQQMHYGVTSPLHRKHDVLDSYSANGDNLLNYSVNSGESPSGAMTQCAVDYSAVQYAKGSIEQNPTYYYPKVQTGGYDTTYSGYQNYQHNTVAATSNYANASSSSSSSPIVINDYPDSPKSHVPNAYAGAIKYNGYQMAGGYKNPPAAPVAPTQWTAPAQTAQAPAKEMRHAYSVVPIRHPFDDNYTRQAVYMRPGNHPYHMTQDYGYTEKYPSTYYNHPPTNHYKTTNNGKYPVMVGTSQRAVRSMIPSAAEGPVPYPYYNMVRTANGYQQQPTNQVYNRPATHHVAQKEMYVENVPYDDPYGAKVNYNTTPKYIPPYEDYHHHHASHHRHSTSQMPQQPVRNSVIPANYQAPKIVYQGGRNTNEMCYATGYQGSYPTNQAAALPASRGGYYETPQPSEKSYIDLEEQINSSKILKTGRPQMSDYYQASHYQYLGHNPQGGDPSSVQAPLKKTNVRDFLSSWNEDEEEENKQSHERSVVQEMTPNTVSCSYGNAIYDMGRPKEYDTDGNPRIHVGITIDNNATNQSINLPDIIIDIEKPKLLPPEDSSVLVNSEKLYVLESIDVPLSELNKYKHLSVVNKLPENIVHIASKGDVDGDGKDFAASVENSLKFIEEIESNHENYFKSDFEMNVEYDEKDAEPVKEPAAPVSQPERKESVIVANGEAEKASLVTTKKPKRKKKRRSSSMASVECYPIVPPKKIKTLHKLCVSVINSKEFRKSYEKYLSCRRKEPEPVKKISYRYTRRYCRRVPTLKELCERHFIPVHQPQSLKEICEAFICSHRHLFALEEVPRVPRLSDLCEDVLKLNNFIINLDDFSEAPDGANICFDFMISTGAQEFLPNPASPPTIIQPIATDESLTAMDNQVDATYFSDAETFRLFDLCESNHIQSEEIIPVDVARDRKEKLCEYLRSKYIQRPHHEKMFFVKKIIRKYLYYQRYSRILLRNYRKESQSFTEKSTTKRKRLKVEKKRRGQCKKIPENHVNSLNNNYSPRKSGSESEGRERKLPVGPLRRETSQVVQQMRKNSVESQCVAKDLKREHSSTSQVKRKSNPESRKRHRKLNFDEMLLNIDSYYTKTIGRIKSSSRDSDSSSTSSESSRKSSSSGSSSSSRSSSTSSSSSSSSTSSSSSSSSRSATRSPYVKLERSVLIDKLGKMYT comes from the exons ATGGAGCATCATGGCTATTATCCGGATGTGAATGCCTATGGCGGTGCAACGGGAGATATTGGCCAGCAAATGCCGCTGCAGCAACATCAGCAGCATCAGCAGCATCAACAGCATCAgcatcagcagcagcagcagcagcaggcAACAGTATACCCGTTGTCTCATCACCATCATCAAACCTACCAGCAGCCAGTGACGCCACTGCAGCAGCAACCACAGACTGCACAACAGATCCAATCGTCGCAGCTGTATCATCAGAAACCAACGCAGCAGATGCACTATGGCGTCACTTCGCCACTCCATCGGAAGCACGATGTTCTGGATTCCTACAGTGCCAATGGTGACAATCTACTCAACTATTCCGTAAACAGCGGTGAGAGTCCCAGTGGTGCAATGACCCAATGTGCTGTAGATTATTCTGCTGTGCAGTATGCTAAGGGTAGCATTGAGCAGAATCCCACCTATTACTACCCCAAAGTTCAGACTGGAGGCTACGACACCACCTACAGCGGCTACCAAAATTACCAACACAACACAGTGGCTGCAACATCCAACTACGCCAATGCATCCTCATCATCGTCCTCCAGTCCAATCGTTATAAATGACTACCCTGATTCACCCAAGAGCCACGTGCCCAATGCCTATGCGGGAGCAATTAAGTACAATGGCTACCAAATGGCAGGAGGATACAAAAACCCACCGGCAGCTCCAGTTGCACCCACACAATGGACAGCACCTGCACAAACGGCTCAAGCACCTGCCAAAGAGATGCGACATGCATACAGTGTTGTTCCTATAAGGCATCCTTTCGATGACAACTACACCAGGCAGGCTGTCTACATGCGTCCTGGGAATCATCCCTATCACATGACACAGGACTACGGGTATACGGAGAAGTATCCATCGACCTATTATAACCACCCACCAACAAATCACTACAAAACAACCAATAATG gaaaataCCCAGTTATGGTGGGAACATCCCAAAGGGCTGTGAGATCGATGATACCATCTGCTGCGGAGGGTCCTGTTCCATATCCATACTACAATATGGTACGGACTGCCAATGGGTACCAACAGCAACCAACAAATCAGGTGTACAACCGTCCGGCAACTCATCACGTAGCTCAGAAGGAGATGTACGTGGAAAATGTTCCATATGACGATCCATACGGTGCTAAAGTAAACTACAACACGACCCCAAAGTACATTCCACCCTATGAGGATTACCATCATCATCACGCCAGTCATCATCGTCACTCCACAAGTCAGATGCCACAGCAACCAGTGAGGAATTCTGTGATACCTGCAAACTACCAAGCGCCTAAGATTGTCTATCAAGGTGGACGGAATACCAACGAAATGTGCTACGCAACTGGGTATCAGGGAAGTTACCCAACAAATCAAGCTGCAGCCCTACCAGCTAGCCGGGGTGGGTATTATGAAACCCCCCAGCCGTCTGAGAAGTCCTACATTGACCTCGAGGAGCAAATTAATAGTTCGAAAATCCTTAAAACAGGACGACCACAAATGTCGGACTACTATCAGGCATCACACTACCAGTATTTGGGTCACAATCCCCAAGGAGGGGATCCTTCGTCCGTGCag GCACCCCTAAAGAAGACCAACGTCCGCGACTTTCTGTCGTCGTGGAATGAAGATGAGGAGGAGGAGAATAAGCAGAGTCACGAAAGGTCTGTTGTACAGGAAATGACACCTAATACCGTTAGCTGTAGCTACGGAAATGCCATCTACGACATGGGTAGACCCAAGGAGTACGACACAGATGGCAATCCACGAATTCACGTGGGCATTACAATTGATAACAATGCCACGAATCAGAGTATCAACCTCCCGGATATTATTATTGACATTGAGAAACCAAAGCTCCTACCTCCTGAGGATAGTTCGGTGCTGGTGAATTCGGAAAAGCTCTATGTGCTCGAATCGATTGATGTGCCCCTTTCGGAGCTCAACAAGTACAAGCATTTGAGTGTTGTGAATAAATTGCCGGAAAATATTGTTCACATCGCATCGAAGGGGGATGTTGATGGGGATGGGAAGGATTTTGCGGCGAGTGTGGAGAATTCCTTGAAATTCATCGAGGAAATCGAATCGAATCATGAGAATTATTTCAAGAGTGACTTCGAGATGAATGTGGAGTACGATGAGAAGGATGCTGAACCTGTGAAGGAGCCAGCTGCACCTGTGAGTCAGCCAGAGAGGAAAGAATCTGTGATTGTGGCAAATGGAGAGGCCGAGAAGGCATCCCTTGTTACCACCAAGAAAcccaagaggaaaaaaaagcgaagatCATCGAGTATGGCAAGTGTTGAGTGCTACCCCATTGTGCCTCCCAAGAAGATAAAAACCCTCCATAAGCTCTGTGTTTCCGtgataaattcaaaagaattccgCAAATCATATGAAAAGTATCTCAGTTGTCGCCGCAAGGAACCAGAACCAGTGAAGAAGATAAGTTATCGCTACACAAGGCGCTACTGCCGGCGAGTTCCCACGCTCAAGGAACTCTGTGAGCGACATTTTATCCCAGTACATCAACCACAGAGCCTCAAAGAGATCTGTGAAGCCTTCATCTGCAGCCATAGGCATCTTTTTGCACTGGAGGAAGTTCCACGGGTGCCACGACTCAGTGATCTCTGTGAAGATGTGCTGAAGctcaataatttcataataaatcTGGATGACTTCAGTGAGGCACCAGATGGAGCAAATATCTGCTTTGATTTTATGATCTCAACAGGTGCACAGGAGTTCCTACCAAATCCTGCAAGTCCCCCAACCATCATCCAACCCATAGCAACCGATGAAAGCCTCACGGCGATGGATAATCAAGTGGATGCTACCTACTTCTCAGATGCAGAAACCTTCCGTCTCTTTGATCTGTGCGAAAGCAATCATATTCAATCTGAGGAAATTATTCCCGTCGATGTGGCGAGAGATCGCAAGGAGAAACTCTGTGAGTATCTCCGATCGAAATATATCCAGAGGCCACATCATGAGAAAATGTTCTTCGTGAAGAAGATCATACGGAAGTACCTGTACTACCAGCGATACTCAAGAATTCTCTTGAGAAACTATCGCAAGGAAAGTCAGTCGTTCACGGAGAAATCCACAACGAAGAGAAAACGTCtgaaagttgagaaaaagCGACGTGGGCAGTGTAAGAAAATTCCGGAGAATCATGTGAATTCCTTGAATAACAACTACAGCCCCAGAAAAAGTGGAAGTGAGAGTGAAGGACGCGAGAGGAAGTTACCAGTTGGACCGCTTCGACGTGAAACGTCTCAAGTGGTGCAGCAAATGAGGAAGAACTCCGTGGAATCTCAGTGTGTTGCTAAAGATCTCAAGCGTGAGCACAGTAGCACATCGCAGGTGAAACGAAAATCAAATCCAGAATCCCGGAAGAGGCATAGAAAGCTCAATTTCGACGAGATGCTGCTCAATATTGATTCGTATTACACAAAAACAATCGGAAGAATCAAGTCCAGCTCCAGAGATTCAGATTCAAGTAGTACAAGTAGTGAAAGCTCCCGGAAAAGTAGCTCATCGGGTAGTTCGAGTAGCTCAAGAAGTTCTTCAACATCCTCATCATCCTCCTCATCGTCAACCTCGTCGtcgtcatcatcatcatcgcgATCTGCCACGCGTTCACCCTACGTGAAGCTCGAAAGGAGTGTCCTCATCGATAAATTGGGCAAGATGTATACGTAG